Proteins co-encoded in one Gossypium arboreum isolate Shixiya-1 chromosome 11, ASM2569848v2, whole genome shotgun sequence genomic window:
- the LOC108472289 gene encoding probable leucine-rich repeat receptor-like serine/threonine-protein kinase At3g14840 yields MFIHRLLFASIFIVYCLTTLTNGATLPDDEVEALISISQELRKTDWNFSIDPCSGGDNWLDESTPANNVTCDCSFNNNTICHVTHILLKGQNLSGTLPPNLTSLPYLQEIDLTRNYLSGPIPPEWGSSTRLVSISLFGNQLTGQIPEELANLSNLTSLILENNRLSGFLLAALGNLSKIERLHLSSNYFTGEIPDTFASLTSLKEFRISDNDFIGQIPEFIFRNWTTLEQIYMEGSGLSGPIPSINATLENLEYIIISDLNGTETSFPQLLINASLPKLKRLMLRSCNVTGEIPASFGRFTTINILDLSFNRLRGKIPEELSSLALNNFDLSYNNFADTGVSGCQRNSVNLFSSISRVNNTGIVPCLRSQINCTSGPLHFFYINCGGGEITVDGTTYEADDDQAGPSTFYRSTNWAFSSTGIFLSDDRPDDILLLDDGQVTTSLAEEVLLYRNARLAPSSLTYYAFCLANATYTVHLHFAEIQFTNDRTYRSLGRRIFDVYIQESGVKDFNIEEANGGQHTQSKNFTVNVTDGTLEIRFDGRKGTTSMRREAFTVLLSQRISVFDPVFKPGYKPPSKSGSGPPSKKVDRISTAAMAGIVAGAAFATLLIVGICWWNCCYKLDDEISDVLFGDEFQNGMELRKFSLVQIAKMTNNFNGEKLGEGGFGVVYKGYLKDLDTYVAVKRISKASKQGIKEYASEVKIISRSRHKNLVKLIGQCHEKGELILVYELMANGSVDSHLFKGKTLLTWEVRFKIVQDLASALFYLHEEGDHCVLHRDIKASNIMLDCSFNAKLGDFGLARLVDHAKASQTTHLAGTMGYLAPECVSSGKASKESDVYSFGVVALEIACGRRSIEPKYEESQASLVAWVWNAYGSQRLPDVADPKLCMNFDTKQMECLLMVGLWCVHPDQHLRPSIRQTIQVLNFEAPLPKLPGTRPTPTYDAQITSGIQASEPCFSSMSITVPR; encoded by the exons ATTACTCAAGGGACAAAATCTCTCGGGTACTCTTCCACCAAACTTAACAAGTCTCCCTTACCTGCAAGAAAT TGACCTAACTCGAAACTATCTTAGTGGCCCCATTCCTCCGGAATGGGGTTCTTCTACACGACTCGTCAGCAT TTCCCTTTTTGGAAATCAATTAACAGGTCAAATCCCAGAAGAGCTAGCAAATCTCAGCAATCTTACCTCCTT AATCCTTGAGAACAATCGTCTTTCAGGATTTTTGCTTGCAGCGCTAGGGAATCTATCCAAAATTGAGCGATT ACATCTTAGTTCCAACTATTTTACTGGTGAAATACCAGACACCTTTGCTAGTCTGACTTCATTGAAGGAATT TCGGATTAGTGACAACGACTTTATAGGACAGATTCCTGAGTTTATATTTCGAAATTGGACAACTCTCGAACAGAT ATATATGGAGGGAAGTGGTTTGAGTGGTCCAATTCCATCCATTAATGCTACTTTAGAAAACTTAGAATACAT AATAATTAGTGACTTGAATGGAACTGAAACAAGTTTTCCACAACTACTCATCAACGCCAGTTTGCCTAAATTGAAAAGACT GATGTTGAGGAGTTGCAATGTCACTGGAGAGATACCTGCTTCTTTTGGGAGATTTACAACAATAAATATCTT AGATCTCAGCTTTAACAGACTCCGTGGAAAAATTCCAGAAGAGCTTTCTTCTCTTGCTTTGAATAATTT TGATCTTTCTTATAACAACTTCGCAGACACTGGTGTATCAGGCTGCCAACGAAATAGCGT GAACTTGTTCTCAAGCATTTCAAGAGTCAATAACAC gGGAATTGTTCCATGTTTGAGAAGCCAAATTAACTGCACATCAGGAC CTTTGCACTTTTTCTATATAAATTGTGGAGGGGGAGAAATAACTGTTGATGGCACCACTTACGAAGCCGATGACGATCAAGCCGGGCCTTCGACATTTTACCGAAGTACCAACTGGGCATTTAGCAGCACCGGAATTTTTCTAAGCGATGACCGCCCCGACGACATCTTACTTTTGGACGATGGCCAAGTTACTACTTCCTTAGCTGAAGAAGTACTACTGTACAGAAATGCGAGGCTTGCGCCTAGCTCTTTAACTTACTATGCATTTTGTCTCGCCAATGCAACTTACACCGTACACCTCCATTTTGCTGAGATTCAGTTCACTAATGATCGAACTTATAGAAGCTTGGGGAGACGCATATTTGATGTTTACATTCAG GAAAGCGGAGTGAAGGATTTCAATATTGAAGAAGCAAATGGAGGGCAGCATACCCAAAGTAAAAATTTTACTGTAAATGTAACCGATGGCACTTTGGAGATCCGTTTCGATGGGCGGAAAGGGACAACTTCTATGCGGAGAGAAGCATTTACGGTCCTCTTATCTCAAAGAATATCTGTTTTTGATCCTG TTTTTAAACCAGGTTATAAACCTCCATCAAAAAGCGGCAGCGGTCCTCCATCGAAAAAGGTTGATCGTATCTCGACAGCTGCAATGGCTGGTATCGTGGCCGGAGCAGCGTTTGCTACTTTGTTGATTGTAGGCATCTGTTGGTGGAATTGCTGTTACAAATTAGATGATGAAATATCTGATGTTCTCTTTGGCGATGAATTCCAAAATGGGATGGAACTTAGAAAGTTTTCCTTGGTACAAATAGCTAAAATGACCAATAATTTCAACGGTGAAAAACTAGGAGAAGGAGGGTTTGGTGTAGTTTATAAAGGGTACTTAAAGGACTTAGATACTTATGTTGCTGTTAAACGGATTTCAAAGGCCTCTAAGCAAGGAATTAAGGAATATGCATCTGAAGTGAAGATTATTAGCCGATCAAGGCACAAGAATCTTGTGAAGCTTATTGGTCAGTGTCATGAAAAAGGAGAACTTATACTTGTTTATGAGTTGATGGCTAATGGCAGCGTAGATTCCCATCTTTTTAAAGGTAAAACCTTATTGACTTGGGAAGTGAGATTTAAAATTGTGCAGGACCTGGCATCAGCACTATTCTATCTACATGAAGAAGGTGACCATTGCGTACTACACAGAGATATCAAAGCGAGCAACATTATGTTAGATTGTAGTTTCAATGCTAAACTTGGGGATTTCGGGCTTGCTAGGCTAGTGGATCATGCAAAAGCGTCACAAACCACCCATTTAGCTGGGACTATGGGCTATTTGGCACCTGAATGCGTTTCATCGGGAAAGGCTAGCAAGGAATCGGATGTCTACAGTTTTGGAGTTGTGGCATTGGAGATTGCATGTGGCAGAAGATCAATAGAGCCCAAATATGAAGAATCTCAAGCATCGTTGGTAGCCTGGGTGTGGAATGCATATGGAAGCCAACGGTTGCCTGATGTAGCTGACCCAAAACTATGTATGAACTTCGATACTAAACAAATGGAATGCTTGCTAATGGTTGGACTGTGGTGCGTCCATCCAGACCAGCATTTAAGACCGTCTATAAGGCAAACAATTCAGGTTCTTAATTTCGAAGCACCATTGCCGAAGCTTCCAGGTACGAGGCCAACTCCCACATATGATGCACAAATCACTTCAGGAATTCAAGCAAGTGAGCCATGTTTTTCTAGTATGAGTATTACAGTGCCGCGTTAG